The nucleotide window TATGGCAGTTTCTGCATTTAAGTCGTCAGGGCGCAACATTTTGAATTCCTTTGTTCCTAAAGCAGGACTTTCAATAGCATCGGTGGGTGGGGTCATAATCGGGCTGATTGTCCTTGTCGCGATTATCTGGCTGTACAAGCGAATCAAATCAACACAATCCCTGCCTGGAACAGCCTATTTGAGAACAGCACTTCCCATAATTGCGATTGCTACGGTCTCGTATCTCGCGCTGGACTCCGCGGATATGTATAAATCTTGGATACAAGCCACCGAAATGTCTCGACAAGCAAGCGCAGCTAATGCCCATATCAACGCTCAGACAACATCTAAGTCTGTAAAGACATTCAAAGGTAAACGCATTGTCACTCAAGTAGTCCACGCCGAAATGCCGTTGACACATGCGGGGCTTTTAGGCATAGTCGTGTTGGCATCCGTCAACGGTTTCCTGGTCGGCGGATTAATCATGGGTCTCAAGAGGCAAACGGATATAAGAGCCCATTTTCTTTCTGACTGCATTGCTCAATTTCCTAGTATGCTGCTGCTGTTTCTGATATATGGCCTGCTTACATTCACACCTTATTTACTTTACCGTCTGGACAGTGCGGGCGGCCTGATACAGTTCATACTGACAATATTGACTGTAATTGCGTTTTCATTCGCGCCTTTTCGCATAGCCGACAAGTCGGAGCGGTTTTCCGAGTCCGCAGCGGGCAGCCTGCGAATATGGAGGAGGGATTGGAAACAACTGATCCCATTTATTGCGCTGGGATACATGATCTTTGCAATCGTGCGTTTTGCTGAGAATTTTCTGTGGTATGCAGTCGTTACCAACAAAGGGTCATATCTTCAACTACCTGTGTACGCAATATTTGCGATGGTGGGTGTGCTCTGCCAGGCCATTGCGCTGATGGCTTTGTGGGAATTCTATTCGTCCAATTATTGTGAAAATTCCGCATTCGAGCGTCATGCAAATTGATAGTGCCTTATCTTATACCTCCAGGTATCCTTACCTGGAGGTATAAGACAGCCATATTTGCATTGTGAGAGGACTCGAATGCGCAGAACCTTATTCATAGTCCCGATTCTATTGGCAACTGCAACTGTTTTCGCTTTTGCAGAGGGTAAAACGGCTGTAGACCCAAACATGCTTACTCAAAAGCAGACGATCCAGCCTGTAAGAGACCCGCGTCTCGACCAAAAGATCACCTATAAGGCCAAACTCAGACCTATCACCGACATCGCTGATGATTTGACAAACGAGACCGGCATCACCTTTTACGCAGGTCACAACTTATCGGACTGGCGCGTCCGCGAAGACTGCACTACAGTGATGGCCGCCGATATCCCCCTTTCCACTCTGATGGACTCAATCGCTCACACACTGCACTTCAAGTGGGTCAGGGGCGGCAAGTCTCCAAACTGGACATATCGACTGATAGAAGACCCAGCCGCCATCGCCGGAGTGAATAAGCGTGTGGCTGAGCTTAAAGAGATAGATGCGAAGAAGCGCAAAGCAGCCTGGGATAAGTTTATGAGCATACCTTCCATGTCTGAGCAGGAGCTTGCAAAACTCAAAGAAGATGACCCCAAGCACTATCTCTTGTTAAAAGCTGGTGTGCTCAGTCCGCTTATCGATTTTCTCAAGCAGACTCCCTCGGTTGCGGAGGCCTGGCTTGCCGGTGATGAGCTTAAGCTATCTTCTTCCTGGCTCTCGACGGGTTCAAGGAACGCATTGGCGAATTCCATGCTGGCTTATCTTAAACTGCATTCTCAAATACTTGTGGATGATGGCGAGAGCAAAGACAGAGAGAACTCGCGGCTTGATAAACTGAATCAAGAAGGAGCACCAATAAAGGTTGATTTATACAAAAGCAACACGCCATCTGATATTCCATGGTTGAATATTGCTGTAGGTGATGATTATGTTTACTTGCCTTTACATATTCTGGACTCCGAGTCAAGCAGACTGCGTGAAAAAGCATTTCTGCAGGCTTACGAAAACAGGTGTACATTCTGGGACATCTATGATCAGGTGATAGATCAGATCGTTGCTGCCAGAGAGAAAGAAGCCCTCAATAGCCCCAAGGTTTGTATCGACTCCTATACCCAGGAGCCTATTATCGAACACTCTGACGACCCTGCTATCGATGTGCCGCTCAAAGAAAAAGTCGCATCAAAGACAATCACCGGTATGGTGGCTGCTCTGGCCGATAATTCAGGTTTCGCGATAGTCACGGACAACTTCCGTGGCAAAACCAATCTGGCCTTCGATAAGGATTCAAAACTCCGCAGTGCACTCGAAACCATTTCTATGAAAAGTTACTATTACAACTGGAACAGAAATGATAACGTAATCGAGCTGTGGGACGTGCACTGGTATGACATACGCGAAGGCCGCATCGCCAACGCCCTGCGCGAGCGGCTCCGCAAAAAATTCCAAGATACCGGCACTCTCGATATAGATGATCTAGCAGAAGTTGCCTCTCTTAACGACGAGCAGATCCGTCGAAGCATAACGAATGATGATATTCTCAGGTTCGCAGTGGATACTATGTGGAAGCAGCGCGAGTATCTTAAGATATACGCCTCCTTTGCTGCCGCTCAGCGCTCTATGCTCTTTTCAGATGCAGGCCTGGCATACGGCAGCCTTAACCCCGGTCAGCAGCAGTCAATTGCAAAGCTGATGATGGGTATAAGCTCGCCACTTCTCGTAAATCTTGATATTGCATCATCCGGAGCCAGGATCACGTGCACAAAGCAGACAAACGGAAAACGGTTCATCTACACGTTCAAAGCATGCACCAACTTCGGGGATATCCCTGGTGAATATCACCTGCGCACACCTGTATATGTCGATCCGAAACACAGAGACGAAAAGAAGCCGTGATTGCATAACCTCTTACTTCTTACATCTAATCTGACTTGCTACCACATTCGCCGATAGGTTATAATTAATGTAGATTTTTTGGAGGTAGCCGGTGCGCGCGGAGATTGTGTCGGTAGGCACGGAATTATTGCTTGGGCAGATCGTGGACACGAATGCCCCATATCTATCCAAACTCTTGCCCGAGTTGGGGATAACTCTGCACCACAGGGCCACCGTCGGCGATAACGAATCCAGATTGATCGAAGTGTTGGAGCAGGCGCTGTCTCGTTCGGATATAGTCTTTACTATAGGCGGGCTTGGCCCGACTCAGGACGATATAACAAAAGAGACAGTGGCGAAGGTAGTCGGTGATAAGATGGTCATCGACGAAGAGTCCGAGCGCAGTATCCGTAATTTCTTTGCTACGCGCGGAATCGAGATGCCCCAGTCCAATATAAAGCAGGCCATGGGCCCGACTCGCGGCAGGATCATGCCCAACCCAATGGGCACCGCTCCAGGCGCGATCTTTGAGACTGGGGACGGCAAGGTCGTGATAGTGCTGCCTGGGCCGCCAAGGGAGTTTATCCCAATGGTCAACGAGCGGGCGATCCCATACCTTCGCGAGCGCATTGGAAATCAATCTGGTATAATTAGATCAAGAATTCTGCGTGTTGCAGGTCTTGGCGAGTCAAGTGTTGAAGATAGAGTTAAGCACTTGTTGAAAAGCTCGAACCCTACCGTGGCTCCTTATGCAAGTCCGGGTGAGGTCCATTTGAGAGTGACTGCCGGCGCGGCTAATACAGCCGAGGCGGACGCTATGATCGACGAGATGGACCGCAAGATAACGGACGTGCTCGGGGAGTGCGTGTTCGGCAGGGATGATGAGACTTTGGAACAGGTGGTTGTGGATAGCCTGGTGCGGCGCGGCCTCACGCTTTCTTTGGCTGAAAGCTGCACAGGCGGGCTTGTTGCGAATAGAATAACGGATATACCTGGAAGCTCGGCGGCTTTTATGGTCGGTGTAGTGAGTTACGCCAACCAGGCAAAGATGGATTTTTTGGGAGTCGACGAGCAGTTGTTGATTAATTACGGAGCCGTCAGCGAGCAGGTTGCCCGCGCGATGGCTGAGGGCGTGAGGCGGCGTTCGGGAACGGATGTTGCCCTTTCTATCACCGGAATTGCCGGACCGA belongs to Armatimonadota bacterium and includes:
- a CDS encoding competence/damage-inducible protein A; translated protein: MRAEIVSVGTELLLGQIVDTNAPYLSKLLPELGITLHHRATVGDNESRLIEVLEQALSRSDIVFTIGGLGPTQDDITKETVAKVVGDKMVIDEESERSIRNFFATRGIEMPQSNIKQAMGPTRGRIMPNPMGTAPGAIFETGDGKVVIVLPGPPREFIPMVNERAIPYLRERIGNQSGIIRSRILRVAGLGESSVEDRVKHLLKSSNPTVAPYASPGEVHLRVTAGAANTAEADAMIDEMDRKITDVLGECVFGRDDETLEQVVVDSLVRRGLTLSLAESCTGGLVANRITDIPGSSAAFMVGVVSYANQAKMDFLGVDEQLLINYGAVSEQVARAMAEGVRRRSGTDVALSITGIAGPSGGTPEKPVGLVYMALASDMGTAAERYQFVGSRINIKLSASQFALNMLRLFLAGNSS